The following proteins come from a genomic window of Gordonia westfalica:
- a CDS encoding pirin family protein, with protein MSLIIIRADERHHWRNEWLESWQSLPATGNFDLAANAHGVLLVHNDDRVDAGEGLDRHQHRDAEIVTWVLDGALHHRDSAGNDGVLKPGVVQRMTAGRGIAHSEGNATGRLDGTDLRVVQMWVAPDEAGLEPGYAEADVTDALASGDLAVVVSGLPRRAASTPVTINNSAAALHVARMPAGKTVTLPDAPYGHLYVARGDVEVAGVEASGDRLVEGDAVRTRNAGEISLRSPGGAEILFWEMHAGVA; from the coding sequence ATGTCACTCATCATCATCCGGGCCGACGAACGTCACCACTGGCGCAACGAATGGCTCGAGTCCTGGCAGTCGCTCCCGGCGACGGGCAACTTCGACCTGGCGGCGAACGCCCACGGAGTGCTGCTCGTGCACAACGACGATCGGGTCGACGCAGGCGAGGGACTCGACCGCCACCAGCACCGTGATGCCGAGATCGTCACGTGGGTCCTCGACGGCGCACTGCACCACCGCGATTCCGCCGGGAACGACGGTGTCCTGAAACCCGGAGTGGTACAGCGCATGACGGCCGGCCGCGGTATCGCCCACAGCGAGGGCAACGCGACCGGACGCCTCGACGGCACCGACCTGCGTGTGGTCCAGATGTGGGTCGCTCCGGACGAGGCGGGTCTCGAACCCGGATACGCCGAGGCCGATGTCACCGACGCGCTGGCGAGCGGCGATCTGGCGGTCGTCGTCTCCGGGCTACCACGGCGTGCGGCGTCGACGCCGGTGACGATCAACAACTCCGCCGCCGCCCTGCACGTGGCGCGGATGCCGGCCGGCAAGACGGTGACGCTGCCCGACGCACCGTACGGTCACCTCTACGTCGCGCGAGGCGACGTGGAAGTGGCCGGAGTCGAAGCCTCTGGGGACCGGCTCGTCGAAGGTGATGCCGTGCGGACCAGGAACGCCGGCGAGATCTCCCTGCGCAGCCCCGGCGGAGCCGAGATCCTGTTCTGGGAGATGCACGCCGGCGTCGCCTGA
- a CDS encoding LLM class F420-dependent oxidoreductase, giving the protein MQLRIFTEPQQGATYDQLLAMAKATEDLGFDAFFRSDHYSGMGGDGLPGPSDAWITLAGLARETSRIRLGTLVSSATFRLPGPFAIAVANVDQMSGGRIELGLGAGWFEEEHENYGIPFPSLKDRFDRLEESFEIITGLWGTPEGSRFDYRGEHFQISNSPALPKPVQSPRPPIIVGGSGKKRTPALAARFADEFNVVFQPVDVARDLIGNVRAACAEAGRRPETMTYSGALVLCCGSDEAEFRRRAEAIGREPEELRENGAAGTPDEVVAKIESYRELGITRMYLQTLDFDDLDHLDLVASKVAPQLGG; this is encoded by the coding sequence GTGCAATTGCGAATCTTCACCGAACCCCAGCAAGGTGCTACCTACGATCAGCTGCTCGCCATGGCGAAGGCGACCGAGGACCTCGGCTTCGATGCGTTCTTCCGCTCCGACCACTACAGCGGCATGGGCGGTGACGGGCTGCCCGGACCCTCCGACGCGTGGATCACGCTGGCGGGCCTTGCCCGTGAGACGTCGCGTATCCGGCTGGGCACGCTGGTCTCGTCGGCCACGTTCCGCCTTCCGGGGCCCTTCGCGATCGCGGTGGCCAACGTCGACCAGATGAGTGGTGGCCGAATCGAACTCGGTCTCGGGGCCGGTTGGTTCGAGGAAGAGCACGAGAACTACGGAATCCCGTTCCCGTCGCTGAAGGACCGGTTCGACCGCCTCGAGGAGAGCTTCGAGATCATCACCGGCCTGTGGGGTACGCCCGAGGGCAGTCGATTCGACTATCGCGGTGAGCATTTCCAGATCAGCAACTCGCCGGCGCTGCCGAAGCCGGTGCAGAGCCCCCGCCCGCCGATCATCGTCGGCGGCAGCGGCAAGAAGCGCACCCCGGCGCTGGCCGCACGTTTCGCCGACGAGTTCAACGTGGTGTTCCAGCCCGTCGACGTCGCCCGCGACCTGATCGGCAACGTGCGGGCCGCCTGCGCCGAGGCGGGACGTCGTCCCGAGACCATGACGTATTCGGGCGCGCTCGTCCTGTGTTGTGGCAGTGACGAGGCCGAGTTCCGGCGTCGCGCGGAGGCGATCGGCCGGGAGCCGGAGGAACTGCGCGAGAACGGCGCGGCGGGAACGCCCGACGAGGTGGTGGCCAAGATCGAGAGCTATCGCGAGCTCGGGATCACCCGGATGTACCTTCAGACCCTCGACTTCGACGACCTCGACCACCTGGACCTCGTGGCGTCGAAGGTGGCCCCGCAGCTGGGCGGTTGA
- a CDS encoding alpha/beta fold hydrolase gives MSDNVSVKSIVDYVETNDLTDFVLVGHSYGGTVIAQLAEEIPQRIQRLVFWNAFVPQPGNSLMDEAPPHYRDLFNGLAAASDDNTVMLPFPIWREAFIQDADLDTATRTYELLSPEPLQPMADKLDLTRFYESEIPRSYIDATEDMALPQGEWGWHPRMSSRLGLFRLVQMPGSHEVMFTNPSLLAAKMVEAGRP, from the coding sequence TTGTCGGACAACGTCAGTGTGAAATCGATCGTCGATTACGTCGAGACCAACGACCTGACGGACTTCGTGCTGGTCGGCCACAGCTACGGCGGCACCGTGATCGCGCAACTGGCAGAAGAGATCCCGCAGCGGATTCAGCGGCTCGTCTTCTGGAATGCCTTTGTGCCGCAGCCGGGCAACAGCCTGATGGATGAGGCGCCGCCGCACTACCGTGACCTGTTCAACGGTTTGGCGGCGGCCAGCGACGACAACACGGTGATGCTGCCGTTCCCGATCTGGCGCGAGGCGTTCATCCAGGACGCCGATCTGGACACCGCGACGCGGACCTACGAACTGCTCTCACCGGAACCGTTGCAGCCGATGGCCGACAAACTCGATCTGACGCGCTTCTACGAGAGCGAGATCCCCAGGAGTTACATCGACGCGACCGAGGACATGGCGCTGCCGCAAGGAGAGTGGGGCTGGCATCCGCGGATGTCGTCGCGCCTCGGTCTGTTTCGTCTGGTGCAGATGCCGGGCAGTCACGAGGTGATGTTCACCAACCCGTCGCTGCTCGCGGCGAAGATGGTGGAGGCAGGCCGACCCTAG
- a CDS encoding helix-turn-helix domain-containing protein, whose protein sequence is MQFLRQIRLERAHQQLLREDPATVTVAEVAQSWGFDNLGRFSQMYRHRYGRLLSHTLRD, encoded by the coding sequence ATGCAGTTCCTGAGGCAGATCCGACTCGAACGGGCCCATCAGCAGCTACTCCGAGAAGACCCCGCCACCGTCACCGTCGCGGAGGTCGCCCAATCCTGGGGTTTCGACAATCTCGGCCGATTCTCCCAGATGTACCGCCACCGCTACGGCCGCCTCCTCTCGCACACGCTCCGCGACTGA
- a CDS encoding mycothiol transferase: MRATDVLVDGLGRVSENVHALLSGLEPEVLNRAPASGANTIAWLVWHLTRVQDAQVADVADTDEVWVSGGWVDRFDLPFSPADTGYGHSADEVARVVVDDAGLLRDYYDATHAASVDYIESLSDSDLDRIVDTNWDPPVTLGVRLVSVVDDDAQHIGQAAYLRGLFT; this comes from the coding sequence ATGCGTGCCACAGATGTGTTAGTCGACGGTCTCGGACGCGTCTCCGAGAATGTTCACGCGCTGCTCAGCGGCTTGGAACCCGAGGTCCTGAACCGGGCACCGGCCTCGGGCGCCAACACGATCGCGTGGTTGGTGTGGCACCTGACACGCGTTCAGGATGCGCAAGTCGCCGATGTCGCCGACACCGACGAGGTGTGGGTGAGCGGCGGTTGGGTCGACCGATTCGATCTGCCGTTCTCGCCGGCCGACACCGGATACGGCCATTCGGCCGACGAGGTGGCGCGGGTCGTCGTCGACGACGCCGGCCTGCTCCGTGACTACTACGACGCCACCCACGCGGCTTCTGTCGACTACATTGAGTCCCTGAGTGATTCGGATCTGGACCGGATCGTCGACACCAACTGGGACCCGCCGGTGACGCTCGGCGTCCGGCTGGTCAGCGTCGTCGACGACGATGCCCAGCACATCGGGCAGGCCGCGTACCTACGCGGACTCTTCACCTGA
- a CDS encoding LLM class flavin-dependent oxidoreductase — protein MNCVAHQSPGLWRHPSDRSWDYNTIDYWVDLARLLETGGFDGLFIADVLGTYDVFAGNDEAAIRQGTQIPVNDPMLLVSAMAHATENLGFGITTATGFEHPYPFARRMSTLDHLTRGRVGWNVVTGYLPSGARNLGDDDQLEHDDRYDHADEYLTVLYKLWEGSWERDAVRRDREAGVFAEPSKVHHIGHQGKHFKVPGIHLSEPSPQGSPVIYQAGASPRGRRFAAENAEAIFVGAPTKAILRNVVSQIREELVLAGRDPYDAKIYTLLTIITDSTPEAARAKAAEYQSYASEEGALVLMSGWMGIDLASYDIDDPIGNVQSNAIQSAVAAFQQASESGEEWRIRDIAAWGGVGGMGPVLIGSGDEVAEHLQDWVTETDVDGFNVAYAVTPGSFEDIITHVVPALERRGLYERDYAPGSLRNKLFGRGDQLPENHRGSTYRVGGVNSTIDDSIRERNRLTTAGTK, from the coding sequence ATGAATTGCGTTGCGCACCAGTCCCCCGGCCTGTGGCGCCATCCGAGCGACCGGTCGTGGGACTACAACACCATCGACTACTGGGTCGATCTCGCCCGTCTTCTGGAGACCGGCGGATTCGACGGCCTGTTCATCGCCGACGTCCTCGGCACGTACGACGTCTTCGCCGGCAACGACGAGGCCGCGATCCGTCAGGGCACCCAGATCCCGGTCAACGACCCCATGCTGCTGGTCTCGGCGATGGCCCACGCCACCGAGAACCTCGGGTTCGGCATCACCACCGCAACCGGTTTCGAGCACCCCTACCCGTTCGCGCGCCGCATGTCGACACTCGATCACCTGACCCGGGGCCGTGTCGGCTGGAACGTCGTGACCGGGTACCTGCCGTCGGGCGCACGCAATCTCGGCGACGACGACCAGCTCGAGCACGACGACCGCTACGACCACGCCGACGAGTACCTGACCGTGCTCTACAAGCTGTGGGAGGGTTCCTGGGAGCGCGACGCGGTGCGTCGCGACCGGGAGGCCGGGGTCTTCGCCGAGCCGTCCAAGGTCCACCACATCGGCCACCAGGGAAAGCATTTCAAGGTCCCGGGCATCCACCTGTCCGAGCCGTCTCCGCAGGGCTCGCCGGTCATCTACCAGGCCGGCGCCTCGCCGCGCGGACGTCGTTTCGCCGCGGAGAACGCCGAGGCCATCTTCGTCGGCGCACCCACCAAGGCGATCCTGCGCAACGTGGTCAGCCAGATCCGCGAAGAACTCGTCCTCGCCGGACGCGACCCCTACGACGCCAAGATCTACACGCTGCTCACCATCATCACCGACTCGACGCCCGAGGCCGCGCGCGCGAAAGCCGCTGAGTACCAGTCCTATGCGAGCGAAGAGGGTGCACTCGTCCTCATGTCCGGCTGGATGGGCATCGACCTCGCGAGCTACGACATCGACGACCCGATCGGCAACGTGCAGAGCAACGCCATCCAGTCGGCGGTTGCGGCGTTCCAGCAGGCCTCCGAGAGCGGCGAGGAATGGCGCATCCGCGACATCGCGGCCTGGGGTGGCGTCGGCGGTATGGGCCCCGTCCTGATCGGCTCGGGTGACGAGGTCGCCGAGCATCTGCAGGACTGGGTCACCGAAACCGACGTCGACGGTTTCAACGTCGCCTACGCGGTCACGCCGGGATCGTTCGAGGACATCATCACCCACGTGGTGCCCGCCCTCGAGCGTCGCGGCCTCTACGAGCGCGACTACGCCCCGGGCAGCCTGCGCAACAAGCTCTTCGGACGCGGCGACCAGCTGCCCGAGAACCACCGCGGTTCCACCTACCGCGTCGGCGGCGTGAACTCGACCATCGACGACTCCATCCGTGAGCGCAACCGCCTCACCACCGCCGGAACGAAGTGA
- a CDS encoding methionine ABC transporter ATP-binding protein, whose amino-acid sequence MIEVVGLTKVFGVGSPNPTTVLDEVEFTVGSGEIFAVVGPSGAGKSTLARCLNLLERPTSGRVVVNGEDLTALGTSGLRDARRRIGTVFQSASLLSRRTAAQNVALPLEYLGATKASTRSRVADLLDLVGLSDKADLYPHQLSGGQRQRVGIARALALKPSVLLSDEATSGLDPAATDTFLQLLTEVRDELGLAVVFITHEMDTIVRVADTVGRLDHGRIVEHGRLENLVLDADSVLGRALRPRGPSAAATADDTPITVIYNSTTVPADWLTRLGGSLGIPISVLGANIQTIDGTAFGDLTVSVPAGHASGFIGAAAELGLVARVAEAPAPATGAGTEKKDAGVAA is encoded by the coding sequence ATGATCGAAGTCGTTGGACTCACCAAGGTGTTCGGGGTCGGTTCGCCGAACCCGACCACCGTTCTCGACGAAGTCGAGTTCACCGTCGGCTCCGGCGAGATCTTCGCCGTCGTCGGCCCGTCCGGTGCGGGTAAGAGCACCCTGGCACGCTGTCTCAACCTCCTGGAGCGCCCGACCTCGGGGAGGGTCGTCGTCAACGGCGAGGACCTCACCGCGCTCGGCACCTCCGGACTTCGGGATGCCCGTCGCCGTATCGGCACGGTGTTCCAGTCGGCCAGCCTGCTCTCCCGCCGGACCGCGGCGCAGAACGTGGCGCTGCCGCTCGAATACCTGGGTGCGACAAAGGCTTCCACCAGGTCGCGGGTCGCCGACCTGCTCGACCTGGTGGGGCTGTCCGACAAGGCCGATCTGTACCCGCATCAGCTCTCGGGCGGACAGCGTCAACGTGTGGGCATCGCCCGCGCCCTCGCACTGAAGCCGTCGGTGCTCCTGTCCGACGAGGCGACGTCCGGACTCGACCCGGCCGCGACCGACACGTTCCTGCAGCTGCTGACCGAGGTCCGCGACGAACTCGGCCTGGCAGTCGTGTTCATCACCCACGAGATGGACACCATCGTGCGGGTCGCCGACACCGTCGGCCGGCTCGATCACGGCCGCATCGTCGAACACGGGCGCCTCGAGAACCTCGTCCTCGACGCGGATTCCGTTCTCGGACGGGCACTTCGGCCCCGCGGCCCCAGCGCGGCCGCAACCGCCGACGACACCCCGATCACGGTGATCTACAACTCGACGACGGTGCCCGCCGACTGGCTCACCCGCCTCGGCGGATCCCTGGGCATCCCGATCTCGGTGCTCGGAGCCAACATCCAGACCATCGACGGCACCGCCTTCGGCGATCTGACCGTCTCCGTGCCGGCCGGACACGCGTCCGGATTCATCGGCGCGGCAGCCGAACTCGGCCTCGTGGCCCGAGTCGCGGAAGCACCCGCGCCGGCCACCGGTGCCGGTACCGAGAAGAAGGACGCGGGGGTGGCGGCATGA
- a CDS encoding methionine ABC transporter permease — translation MSTINLAAITVPLDEIPDLLWPAFVDTVLMVSIVMVVVLVVGVPLGALVHNLAPGGLFENRALHTPLSWIISIGRSLPFLVLMTAIIPFTRLITGTNIGIAAAVVPMSIAGIAFFTRIVENSLRSVPASTIDVARASGGSNAQIIWKAQVPEALPSIVGGLTINTIAMIEYSTIAGTIGAGGLGYVAVTYGYQRFDQGVMIATIIVLIITVALIQLAGDALARSLNPVTSKRVNH, via the coding sequence ATGAGCACGATCAACCTGGCCGCCATCACCGTACCGCTCGACGAGATCCCCGATCTGCTGTGGCCGGCGTTCGTCGACACGGTCCTGATGGTAAGCATCGTGATGGTCGTCGTGCTGGTCGTCGGCGTTCCGCTCGGCGCGTTGGTCCACAACCTCGCTCCCGGTGGGCTCTTCGAGAACCGGGCGCTGCACACGCCGTTGTCCTGGATCATCAGCATCGGCCGGTCGCTGCCGTTCCTGGTGCTGATGACGGCGATCATCCCGTTCACCCGCCTCATCACCGGCACCAACATCGGCATCGCAGCGGCGGTGGTCCCGATGTCGATCGCGGGTATCGCGTTCTTCACCCGCATCGTGGAGAACTCGCTGCGGTCGGTGCCGGCGTCGACGATCGACGTGGCCCGGGCGTCGGGCGGCTCCAACGCCCAGATCATCTGGAAGGCACAGGTTCCCGAGGCTCTGCCGAGCATCGTGGGTGGCCTGACCATCAACACGATCGCGATGATCGAATACTCGACCATCGCGGGCACGATCGGCGCCGGCGGTCTCGGCTACGTCGCGGTCACCTACGGCTACCAGCGATTCGACCAGGGCGTCATGATCGCCACGATCATCGTCCTCATCATCACCGTGGCGTTGATCCAGCTCGCCGGCGACGCGCTCGCCCGCAGCCTCAACCCGGTGACCTCCAAGCGCGTCAACCACTGA
- a CDS encoding MetQ/NlpA family ABC transporter substrate-binding protein: MSQDTGSTTEVSVSSPDNLPPAGNSDIEISKRRHWPLIAGVLVIVAVLAGVLGWRFLGSDSTSPNETAGATLTVVTAEGNASEQALVEFVGEEVAPRYGIKVDFKGLADSTTLNRAVSDGEVAGTIYQHKLWLAQVLEANPDFKEVAATPVFRWGFGIWSDKYKDVGDLPQNAKVSLYSDPANEAQGLWLLERAGLITLKPGIDKWKATQKDIADNPRNLQFVLLDFAAQSRSLADLDATVGYTEYYLAANIPIEKQIYAPPAPDEFAGQLTIGTEWENTDNIKNLVAAFKDPAVQEFLATDPRVKGILLPL, from the coding sequence ATGTCTCAGGACACCGGTTCCACCACCGAGGTGTCGGTTTCGTCGCCCGACAACCTCCCACCCGCAGGCAATTCCGACATCGAGATCTCGAAGCGTCGCCACTGGCCGCTGATCGCCGGCGTCCTCGTGATCGTCGCCGTGCTGGCCGGCGTTCTCGGCTGGCGTTTCCTCGGGTCGGATTCGACCTCCCCCAACGAGACCGCCGGCGCAACGCTCACCGTCGTCACCGCCGAGGGCAACGCCTCCGAGCAGGCCCTCGTCGAGTTCGTCGGCGAAGAGGTCGCACCCCGCTACGGCATCAAGGTCGACTTCAAGGGCCTCGCCGACTCGACGACCCTCAACCGCGCCGTGAGCGACGGCGAGGTCGCCGGCACCATCTACCAGCACAAGCTGTGGCTGGCGCAGGTGCTCGAGGCCAACCCCGACTTCAAGGAAGTGGCGGCCACCCCCGTCTTCCGCTGGGGCTTCGGCATCTGGTCGGACAAGTACAAGGACGTCGGGGACCTCCCGCAGAACGCGAAGGTCTCGCTCTACTCCGATCCCGCGAACGAGGCACAGGGCCTCTGGCTGCTCGAGCGCGCCGGTCTGATCACCCTCAAGCCGGGCATCGACAAGTGGAAGGCGACCCAGAAGGACATCGCCGACAACCCGCGCAACCTGCAGTTCGTGCTGCTCGACTTCGCCGCGCAGTCGCGGTCGCTGGCCGATCTCGACGCCACCGTCGGCTACACCGAGTACTACCTGGCCGCGAACATCCCGATCGAGAAGCAGATCTACGCGCCCCCGGCCCCCGACGAGTTCGCCGGGCAGCTGACCATCGGTACCGAGTGGGAGAACACCGACAACATCAAGAACCTCGTCGCCGCGTTCAAGGATCCCGCGGTCCAGGAGTTCCTGGCCACCGATCCGCGGGTGAAGGGCATCCTGCTGCCCCTGTAG
- a CDS encoding YibE/F family protein, whose product MERKHHGHPHSLTDISHMLSPFARWLVIGTLAVTAVAVTIGMIVLWPSDSEHPVPTQFRSADGGSIETVDGEVVDQFRASCLNPAAGSVLETADIPINPVADGPCILNAVRFDSGEVAGRYTVLEIPTKGAQSGAAPGTEGVPAPGSLDEPQAGQPTLHVGDAIRLSTVPGPDGNRYTFFDFQRGTATIIWAILFIAAIVLVAAWRGFRSIIGLAFAFIVLGGFTLPAILDGSSPVAVAVVSSAVILFVVLYLAHGISLRTSSALLGTLVSLLMAGLLSWLAIETMNLTGLSGDQTTNLQVYQGNISVSGLLLAGFIIGTLGVLNDVTITQASAAFELAAAGEPTRLATFKAAMRVGRDHIASTVYTLVFAYAGSALPLMLLFSVARQPLGGLLTTDVVAVELARSFVGGIAIALSVPLTTAIAAALCRPAGAPSPAVAHAAT is encoded by the coding sequence GTGGAGCGCAAACATCACGGTCACCCGCATTCGCTGACCGATATCTCCCACATGCTGTCCCCGTTCGCGCGGTGGCTGGTCATCGGGACACTGGCGGTCACCGCGGTGGCGGTGACGATCGGCATGATCGTCCTCTGGCCGTCGGATTCCGAGCATCCGGTGCCCACCCAGTTCCGGTCCGCCGACGGCGGGTCGATCGAGACGGTCGACGGCGAGGTCGTCGACCAGTTCCGGGCGAGCTGCCTGAACCCGGCGGCGGGCTCGGTGCTCGAGACCGCCGACATCCCCATCAACCCGGTCGCCGACGGTCCGTGCATCCTCAACGCGGTCCGCTTCGACTCCGGTGAGGTCGCCGGCCGGTACACGGTGCTGGAGATCCCCACGAAGGGTGCGCAGTCCGGCGCCGCGCCGGGGACCGAAGGGGTGCCGGCACCGGGATCGCTCGACGAGCCCCAGGCCGGTCAGCCGACCCTGCACGTCGGCGACGCGATCCGGCTCTCCACGGTGCCCGGCCCGGACGGCAACCGCTACACCTTCTTCGACTTCCAGCGCGGCACCGCCACGATCATCTGGGCGATCCTGTTCATCGCGGCCATCGTGCTGGTCGCGGCGTGGCGCGGTTTCCGGTCGATCATCGGCCTCGCGTTCGCCTTCATCGTCCTCGGCGGGTTCACCCTGCCCGCCATCCTCGACGGCTCGTCCCCGGTCGCGGTGGCAGTGGTGTCGTCGGCGGTCATTCTGTTCGTGGTGCTCTATCTCGCGCACGGCATCAGCCTCCGCACGAGTTCGGCCCTGCTCGGCACGCTGGTCTCGCTGCTGATGGCCGGTCTGCTGAGCTGGCTGGCGATCGAGACGATGAACCTGACCGGCCTGTCCGGCGACCAGACCACCAACCTGCAGGTCTATCAGGGCAACATCTCGGTCAGCGGCCTCCTGCTGGCCGGGTTCATCATCGGCACGCTCGGCGTCCTCAACGATGTGACGATCACGCAGGCGTCGGCGGCCTTCGAGCTGGCCGCCGCGGGTGAACCCACCCGGCTCGCGACCTTCAAGGCCGCGATGCGCGTCGGACGCGACCACATCGCGAGCACCGTCTACACGCTGGTGTTCGCCTACGCGGGCAGCGCCCTGCCGCTGATGCTGCTGTTCTCGGTCGCCCGGCAACCCCTCGGCGGTCTGCTCACCACGGACGTGGTGGCCGTCGAACTGGCCCGGTCCTTCGTCGGCGGCATCGCGATCGCGCTGTCGGTTCCGCTGACGACCGCGATCGCCGCGGCCCTCTGCCGGCCCGCGGGCGCGCCGTCACCGGCGGTCGCGCACGCGGCGACCTGA